The nucleotide window TTATTGTCTTCAGATCTGCTGTCCTTAAAAACAGAAAAGCTCTCTCCTGTAAGGGAAGATTCGTTAACAGAAAAATCGTTGCTGTGAACAATTCTTCCGTCTGCATTGATGAGGTTTCCTTCTTCGGTAATGCATAAATCTCCAACAGCTATTTCAAAAGTAGGAATATTGATAATCTTTGAATTTCTGATCACCTTACTTAATGGTTCATTGAGCTTTTCTAGCTCTTCCAGCGCCTTTTTGCTCCGGTTATCCTGGTAAAAAGAAATTGCGGTAACCCCAACAATAGCTGCAAACATGAATAAAGCCTCGCCATAATCTCCTGTAAGAACATAAATGAAGGAAACACATATAAGAAGAATCAGCATCGGCTCTTTCAGGATGTTGAGAAGTAGATCTGCCCATGATTCTTTCTTAACTGCTTCGAGGTGGTTATATCCGTACTTTTTTCTTGAATCGGCTACTTCAGCGTCTGTAAGTCCTTTTAAGTCTTCCGGTATATTGTAATTCATAGGAAATGGATATGGATATGGATATTAAATTTACTGATTGTTTTTATTATATCAGAGTAATGTTTTCTGTTTTTTCTATTCAATCTGCTTTTTAACCTCTTTTACCCATTGTTCTATTTCTGACTTTTGAGTATCATTCAGCTTTGCATTCTGGTGAACAACGGTATAAGATGTAAGAGGCATTTCACCCTCTCTGACGGTTTCTGCCACTTCATCAAGTTTCTTTAATTTTTTCTCTTTTGAATAACTGTAAAATTCATCAAAATTGAAATGCCGCTTTCCCGAGTTCACATGATCTGCCAGCCACCATTTCACAGGCTGTATGTTATTGTACCACGGATAAGCCGTAGTGTTGGAGTGACAGTCATAACAGCTTGTTTTTAATATTCCCTGCACATGATCCGGAACCCGGTAATGTTTTTCAATAGCATTTTCCGAAGGAACCACCGCTATATTTTTATCAGTATCAAAAAACTGAATTACAATCATTAACAGGACTACAAAGCCTGCTCCTGTTTTTATTAAAGAAGATGTTTTCATAATTTGTATTTATTTATAAGTTCTTTTATTTTACTATAATTTTTATTCATCTGCAGTGTTCTTAAGTTTCATAAGAAGTGTATATGCATTTTTGATGACTATTTTTTTATTTTTAAAATCGCCAGCATTCATAATCTGAACAAATCCGTTTTCTGTTTCGCCTAATGTAACAGGAGTCAGTCGGTAGGTTTGTTTTTTTTCTTCTACGAAGACAAAGTCTTTTCCTTCAAAATTGACAATACTCTCTTCAGGAACAGCATTGGAAAAAGAGGTACTGGTCTCAATTTCGGCATTCATATACATTCCGGGTACAAGGCTCTGGTCATATTTTTCAAAATGGCAATGTACTTCAGCCCATCCGCCCGGGGTCACATCTTTGCTGATCAGCAGGATTTCACCATAGTATTTTTTATCAGGTTCGGTATTGGTATAGGCGGCAAACCTCTGCCCTTTCTTCAGATTTGCCAGATCTTTTTCATATACTTTCAGGTTAAGATGTATATCATCCGGATTAATGAGTTCAAAAAGGACATCAGAAGGATTCACATATTTACCGATATTCACGTTCACCTTGCTAACAAAGCCATTGATGCTGCTGTAAACCGGTACGCTTTTCTGAATACTCCCGGAATTCAGAGATTCGGGATTGATATTGATAAGTCGGAGCTGCTGAGCCAGAGAGTTCATCAGGATTTTCTGGCTGTTCATTTCAGACTGGGCCTGCTGCATTACCTTATCGCTGGTGGCCTGACTTTGGTTGAGCGTTTTCTGGCGGTTATAATCCAATTGGGCAAAATGATTTTTAGACTTCGCCATTAAATAATCCTGCTGGAGCTGAATAAACTGCGGATTTTCTATCACCGCAATCACCTGCCCTTTTGACACCGGCTTTCCCGGAAGCAGGCTGCTTGATTTCAGGTATCCGCCTAAAGGAATACTGACAGAAACCAGATTTTGGGGCGGTACATCTATCATTCCGTTCAGCTTTAAAACGGAGGAGATTTTCTGCAGGGAGAGTACCGTTGTTACTATAGGTGCATTTTTCAGTTGCGCATCGGTAAGCATTACTACATTTTCATCTTTTGAAGATACTGTTGCCGGCGCCGGCTCTGTTTTTCCATGGTCTTTACACTCATAAAACATGAGCAATCCTAATATTGACAGGGAATATGATATAATTTTAAATGTACGTTTCATTGTTATGGATTTAAAGTAAGGTATTCCAGCTCTATAGCACTCTGATTCAGTTTCCATACTGCATCGGTATAGCTGCTTTTTAAAGTGACAGCCTGATTGATCAGGATGACAAATTCCAGATAATTGATTTCTCCTTCAAGAAACTGTTTTTTAGCTGTTTCAGTGATGATATCGGCATTTTTCAATTCTGAGTTTTCATATTGTGAAACAATGTCAAGGTTAGCCTGATAAATTCCGGATGCCTTTCTGTATTGATTCTGCAGGTTGAATTCCATATTGGCAATATCACTTTCCACAACTGATTCAGCAATTTTTGCGGCCTGAATTCTGGCTTTCTGCCCTCCGGAAAAAACAGGAACTGAAACTCCAAGCTGTACAGAATGAAACTGTGGTGTACCGTTGTACACTTTATCATCTGCGCCCATCCCTTTGAAGCTGTTGAGGTTGTAGGCCAGCTGAAGTCCGGGAAGCATTTTTGCCTTTTCAAGGGCAATCTGCTGTTCAGAAATATTTTTCTGCTGCTGCAATACTTTAATAGCCGGATGTAGGCTGAGCTCCTCTTTAAGACTGCCCTGATAAATTCCCTGATCTTCCGGAATGAAATCTGTTTCTGTATTTAAAAGCCACTGAAGCTGATATCTTAGCACTGAAAGCTCCTGACGTAATTGCTTCAGCTGAATTTCAATAGCAGACTTTTGGTTGGAAGCCGTAGTTTTTTCCAGAATATTACTCTCTCCTGCTTTCAGACGGATATTGGCCTTATCCAGAAAATCAGTGTACAGCTTTAATGTTTCCTGAAGCAGCTTTTCTTTTTGTTTTGCGTACAGGATATTGTAAAAGGTAAGACTAACGGCCTTCTTCAGTTCATATTCTTTAAGAGAAACGTTCAGCAGAGACTTTTTCCATTCTTCGGTGTACACGTTCTTCTGCTTTTTATATACAGTCGGAAATGCTATATTCTGTGAGATTCCGAATTTCATATCTGTCAAAGCACTGTTGATCTGTCCGTAATCTACCGTTACTCCAGTCTGGGGAATGTCAGATGATGATCGGATAAGGGCTTTCGTATATTCTGATTTTAGTTTTTCATTTTTAATATTTCTGTTATTTTTCAAAGCAATATCAACTGCATCCTGCAATGTAACGGGAGTCTGGGAGTTTACCAGTCCCGCAAAACCGAAGCATACCAAAAAGGTCAGAATGGAAGCCTGTTTTTTATTTTTTATTTTTTTCATTTTTGAATCCTTTTTCAATAGTTACATACAATAATGGTAAGACAAACAGGGTAAGAAAAGTTGCGACCATCAATCCTCCGATAACCACTGTTGCGAGAGGCCGCTGTACTTCGGCTCCAGCTCCGTTGCTGACCGCCATCGGAATAAATCCTAATGAAGCAACAAAAGCCGTCATCAGCACCGGTCGAAGCCTGGATTCTCCACCATCTATAATGATTCTTACGATATTTTTAATTCCTCTCTTGTGAAGACGGTTGAACTCTGAGATCAACACGATTCCATTGAGAACTGCCACTCCGAAGAGCGCAATAAATCCTACGCCCGCACTGATGCTGAAGGGCATTCCCCTGAGTGCCATCAGAAATACACCGCCAATAATAGAAAGGGGAATCGCAGTATAGATCAACAAGCTTTCTTTCACAGAATTAAAAGCCAGAAAAAGCATAACGAAAATAAGAGCCAGTGCAATAGGAACTGCAATCATGAGACGCTGTTTGGCATTATTTAGATTTTCAAACGAACCTCCATAAGTCATATAATATCCTGTTGGAAGTTTCATCTTCTGATCTACCTTTTGCTGAAGTTCTTCCACAATACTCTGAACATCTCTGTCTTTTATGTTAAAACCCACAACAATTCTTCGTTGAGCATTTTCTCTCTGAATCTGATTGGGACCATTTTTCACTTCCACTTTGGCAAGCTGAGAAAGCGGAATCTGATTCCCAAAAGGCGTAGGAACCAGAAGATTCTTAATATCGGTAACATTTTTCCGGTCTTTGTTATCCAGACGTACCACCATATCGAAGCGCTTTTCTCCTTCAAAAACCAATCCTGTACTTTGCCCCGCAAATGCAGTATTAACAACACGGTTGATGTCAGAAACAGACAAATGGTACTGGGCAATCAGAGGACGGTTATATTCAATGATTACCTGCGGCATTCCCGAAACAGGTTCCATGTAAAGATTCTGGGTTCCTTCTACTGTTTCTATAATTTTTCCAAGCTTCTGTGCATTCTGGGAAAGCACATCAAGGTCTTCTCCAAAAATTTTAATTACCACATCCTGTCTTGCTCCGGTCATCAGTTCATTAAAACGCATCTGAACAGGATATTGAAAGCTGGCAGTAATTCCTGGTACCTCCTGCAGCTGTTTACCCATCTTATCCGCTAATTCCGGAAAAGTAGATGCTGAGGTCCATTCTTTTTTATCCTTTAAAATAACCATCATATCAGAAGCATCCATCGGCATCGGGTCTGTAGGAACTTCCCCGCTTCCTATTTTTGTAACTACCTTTTCCACCTCCGGAAATCTGGATTTGAGAATATGTGCTGCTTTCTGGGTACTTTCAATAGTTGTTGTCAGGCTGCTTCCGGGCAAAACTCTTGTATCTACTGCAAAATCTCCTTCTTCAAGGGAAGGAATAAATTCGCCTCCCATTCTGGATAAAATGAAAACAGCGGTTATAAATAAGACTGCCACCACACCAAAAACTATTTTGGGCACTCTTATAAGTTTGAGCAAAACTATCAGATAGATCTTCTCTACCTTTTTCATCATTCTGTCTGATAATGTTGGTTTGTCACTTCTTTTTCTCAGCAGTACCGCACTCATCATCGGAATATAGGTCAGTGAAAGCAAAAATGCGCCAAGGAGTGCAAAAGCTACGGTCTGAGCCATCGGTTTAAACATTTTTCCTTCGATTCCCTGCAGGGTAAGGATCGGGAGATAGACAATCAGGATAATAATCTGTCCGAAAACAGCGCTGTTCATCATTTTCCCTGCAGATTCTATAACTATAGTGTCCATTTCGGATTTTCCGACAGAGAATATCTTTTTAAATTTTGAATTGTGACTGAACTGGTGTAAAACAGATTCCACAATAATCACTGCTCCATCGATAATCAGTCCGAAATCCAGGGCTCCAAGGCTCATCAGATTTCCACTGACTCCAAAAAGGTTCATCATACATATTGCAAAAAGCATCGCCAAAGGAATAACAGAGGCAACCAGCAACCCTGCTCTTATATTTCCCAGAAATAAAACCAGTACAAATACGACAATCAATGCTCCTTCGGTAAGGTTTTTTTCTACTGTTCCAATAGCATGGTTCACCATTTTGGTTCTGTCCAGAAAAGGCTCTATCACCACTCCTTTCGGAAGGGTTTTCTGAACCTGGGCAATTTTTTCTTTTACATTTTTTATGACCTGATTACTGTTCTCGCCTTTGAGCATCATTACTACAGCTCCGGAAACTTCTCCCTGATCATTAAAAGTCATGGCTCCATAACGGGTGGCAAAGCCGGTTTTCACTTCAGCAATATCCCGTATAAACAGAGGAACAGCATTTGTTTTG belongs to Chryseobacterium gleum and includes:
- a CDS encoding heme-binding domain-containing protein, translated to MKTSSLIKTGAGFVVLLMIVIQFFDTDKNIAVVPSENAIEKHYRVPDHVQGILKTSCYDCHSNTTAYPWYNNIQPVKWWLADHVNSGKRHFNFDEFYSYSKEKKLKKLDEVAETVREGEMPLTSYTVVHQNAKLNDTQKSEIEQWVKEVKKQIE
- a CDS encoding efflux RND transporter periplasmic adaptor subunit, which translates into the protein MKRTFKIISYSLSILGLLMFYECKDHGKTEPAPATVSSKDENVVMLTDAQLKNAPIVTTVLSLQKISSVLKLNGMIDVPPQNLVSVSIPLGGYLKSSSLLPGKPVSKGQVIAVIENPQFIQLQQDYLMAKSKNHFAQLDYNRQKTLNQSQATSDKVMQQAQSEMNSQKILMNSLAQQLRLININPESLNSGSIQKSVPVYSSINGFVSKVNVNIGKYVNPSDVLFELINPDDIHLNLKVYEKDLANLKKGQRFAAYTNTEPDKKYYGEILLISKDVTPGGWAEVHCHFEKYDQSLVPGMYMNAEIETSTSFSNAVPEESIVNFEGKDFVFVEEKKQTYRLTPVTLGETENGFVQIMNAGDFKNKKIVIKNAYTLLMKLKNTADE